The genomic window AAGATGTTCTTTGACGACGTTGCACAATCATGGAAGCTTGTCAGCCTTCCTCACCATGTCGTTATGGAGCTGGATCCACACACTCCTCTGGCCGATGTCGACTTCCGCCTCCCCGAGGGACACAACCAAAGGGGTGAATCGACGCTGTACTATTCGTTATCCAAGCTACTTCATGCATATGCGCCCCTTCAACTGCGCCCGGTAATACCGTTGCTGCTGGTTACCTGGGTTTTGTTCAATGATTCCGGCAGGTGCCTCCCTGGCAACCGGGCGGCCGCGTCACATTTTCTTGCCTCAATTACGGGCCTTGTTGTCCGGTCCAAGGATTCCAATATGAGCCCAGAAAAGCTGGTGCAAATCCCGGGCAAGCTGATCCCGTACGTCCGTCATCGCTGGACTGTGATGCACAACCAACTGAAAGAGTGGAACGATCCCAAGCAATCGTATTTGAAACACCCAACACTGATCAGGAAGCTCGATGTGACGGGCTCCGGCAGGAAACACTTCCTCGAGGTGAAGAAGAGTCTCAACAAAGCCCTTTCCGGCAAGAACAGTGCCATGCTGGAAAGGGCTTGGCTGGACTTTTTTGGCCATGAGTCACCACCTTCTCAGAAGACCATTGAGGATCTGCAGAGATTTCCCAGCATATGGAATCAGTTTATCATGGCCTTCAATGCACTGAGGAGACCTCAGAGGGCAATTGAGGTCTGGAATACGATGACACAGATCGGCCTGGAGCCTACTATCAAGACGTTTACCGCCATGATGGAAGGTTGCAGTCGAGGTCGCAACGCCTCAGCTTTGGAGAATATCTGGGATCAGATCGTGGAATTGGGGGTACCCTTGGACACGCACGCCTGGACCGTCCGCATTTCGGGCCTAATCGAGTGTGGTAAGGCAGATGCTGGATTGTCCGCGCTGGATGAGATGGCAAGGATTTGGAATAAACAACAAACCTCCGGCGAACCCTCCGCTCAAGCTGTCCAGCCATCTATAGTGCCAGTCAATGCGGCACTCTTTGGAATTTTGCGCATCAACGGAATACCGGCGGCAATGAAGATTCTACAGTGGGCCGAGAGGTACAATATCGAACCTGACGTCATCACTTACAATACTTTGTTGCAAACCATGATCCGGAGGGCACCGGAACAGGTTGACGCAGTGCTTGAGATGATGAACGATCAGGGCGTGGAGCCGGATGAGGGCACCCAGACGATTCTCATTGAAGGGATGGGTCCCTATTTGAGGCATGCTGGCCCAGAGGAGAAGCTCGAGGCGGTGAAGCGTATCATTACTATGGTCACGGGCAATGACCCCAAGAAAACCAATCCCTCGGCCTACGCAAAGCTCATGTTCGAGCTTCTGAAGGAGAATGAGAGCCATGCCGGCACTGACATCGCTGTCAACCACATTATGCAGGAGATGGGGAACCGCAGGCTCGAGCCGACGACACACATGTACACCATTCTCGTGGAGCACTTCCTCCACCGTAACCCGCCGGCTCTAGACGCGGCACGCAAACTTATTGAAACTCACGACTTGTTCAACAAGCCACACATCGACCATGTCTTCTGGGAGCGCGCCATCAGCGGATTCATGAACGCTGGGGACGTCGACAGCGCCTTCGACTTATTCGAACGTTCCAAGAACGGCAACATGACCATGCGGCTGTACGAGCACCTGCTGCGCGCCCTGATCGCCAATGGCAAGGGTCTGGAAGCCGCACGATTGGTCAAGGCCGTCGACGAGATGAAGTCGTCGACTGATGAAGAAACAGAGTCCCGCTTTCGACTTCACGCTTTCTGGGATATCGCCAGACAGTATGGGCTATCTCAATGATGTCGGGGAAGGTCAACAGAACCAAACAAAGTCCAGCCCAGACTCAAATGTAGTATTAATACCATCCTATTTAGATCGAGGGATCCAAATTAGAATTAAAGTGATTGTGTTTATTTCAAAATGCAGGATCAGATATCGCTTTCAGTTGCGCTTTATTATTCATCATAGGCCGACACATCACAGCACATCAAGGCTCGTCCATGGCATCCGCCGTCCTCGTTTCTGGTTCCCGAACACTATTTTTCGGTTCGGCACCGAGAAGACTAGCAATTCTTTCCAGGCCCTGGACCTCGCCCGTTGCAAGACTCCTCCCTTCGCCTTGCCACTCGCCGTCACGTACATACCCACTCGCGCCCAGCTCCAGTCCTCTGACGTTCTCGAGGTGTCTCCGCGTCGACCCCTCGACGTACTCGAGTCTCTCGGTTCTCCAGCTCTTCTTTGTATCGCCTTGGTCGGCACCGCCGGTCCTCTGCACAAGATCCGGCATCATGGTTTGCAGCGATGTCGAAAGCGCACGGAGGGCTTGCAGCTGGGAGAGGCTGAaggctgtcgtcgtcgtcagggGGGTCTCGGCGTCGCCGACTGTCAGGTCGCCCTTGCTTCGGAGGAATGCGAGgtttggtttgttttggcccTCTTCGTTTTCCACCTTGACGGCGGCGGGCCCGGGTGTGCCGTGGATGAACTGCCGCAGCTCATCGAGCAGCTTGGCGTTCCGCGCCCGCTCGGCATGCAGCATCACGTTGAGCTTCTGGCTGGCCTGGAgacggcggcggagtcggGCCACGGACGCTAGTGTTGGCGCATCGCCCGCTGTCTCTGCCGCGTCTACGTCCTCGCCTTTGCCACCGGCCCTTGTCTGGTTACTCGGCTCTTTGTCGCCCTCCGGGCCGTCTGCATTCACTGCTTCGTCCTGACCGGTTTCCGTCCCTGCCAATTTCATCCTTTTGCTTGCAGCCGAAAAGTCTAGACCCTCGTAGTGTGAGAGCCGGATCCAGTCACGGTCGTCGGGTCGTACCGTCAATATGTTGCGCATGACCCAAATCTCAAATATATCAAAGTTGCGATCAATGCTCGCGCACAGCAGGGTCTCGAGCTGATGGGTGCCATTTTCCACCTCATGCCGCTGCGTCTCCTCGGGCGATGGTGGGGGAGCATCTTCTACGGTTGTCGTGGCAGAgtgttttgtctttttcgACTGGGGCGGCGGTGCGCGGAATCCAAGGCTGGTGGGTTTCGCGGCGagcaggcccctctcgacgCTGTTGAGGGCCTGCTCGGCGAGGATGTTTATGCTGTTGATGATATCATCTAGGAGGCTCTGTTCCAAAAGGGCGAAGGGTGTTAGCATTGTATACAGGGTCGTGCTGGGgaccttttttgttttactTTTCTAGGCCGAGCGCCAAATGCGAACTTACCACTGGAGGGTAGCCAAAATGCTCCGCTAAGAGTTGCGTTTCTGAGCTAATTGACGAGGTCATTTCTTTGGACACCTGCTATTCTTTTTCCAATGTGGGATTTAGTATCCTGGTCGGGATACTTGAGTCGGCGCAATGTGCTTGTCGATTCATTGGAGGGGGAGCTTGGTTAGATGGCGCGTCGCGACGCGACTGATGAATCGCAGGTGCCGCATTCCGGCTTTCTTTCCTATCTTATCTACGGCTGCTTGTAGGTCAATAATCCCCTGCAAAACAACCTGATGCCCAACCCGACGCCGGCGAGCTGGGGCTCCTAAAGGAACCTCCACTACCACCCACTTTACCCCGCCATATTCCCGATTGGTGCGGCAAAAAGTCGAAAGCTCAATCAACATGGACTCGGATATGTAGTCAGTCAGTAGCTACAATAAAAGCCGGCCTTTTTTCAATTGATTGAAGCGAATTGAAGCCCCATATCTACATGATACCTCTTATAAAGTAGGCCAGGTGCAGGCTTTCAGATGGGGGCTGCCCCTCGTTTAACCCCCCTCCCCATCTGATACTCAGCGTAGCGGGTAAATGCAAGGGTGGCGTTGGGATGATTAGGAATGAATACCTAGGTGCCTAGGTGCCCAGATACTTTGACTGGGGATCAGGTCCACCTCGACGTCACTTGCTGCCAATGATTAGTGCAGTATACTGTTAACGTGCCTGGGTATTTTTACTTTCTTCATGTCAACTTAGCAGAATTCACTGTTGTTCACATGATTGCAAATACTTGatttgtccttttttttccttttccttcaAAACATTCTCCGAGTCAGaggtcggtctccaggaaaGACGGACAGGCAGAAGAACAGAAGTATCACCATTGTTAATCCTATCCTCGGTGTATCACCCTGCCCAACATGAGCTCTGGACCCCTATATCTGGGGTTTGACCTCTCAACCCAGCAGCTTAAAGGTACTGAAGAAGATAACTTCCCTTTGTTCAAACCCTGAATCGTCTAAACTTGGCTGTATCCGGCTAACAGACCGCTCCTTCACAATCAGCCATTCTTGTCTCCTCGGACCTCTCGGTTGTTTCTGAGGCCAAGGTTGACTTTGACGCTGACTTCGGTGCCAAGTACTCGCTCACGAAAGGCGTCCTCGTCAACAGCAATGAGGGCGAGGTATTTGCCCCGGTAGCCATGTGGCTCGAGTCCCTGGACTTGGTGCTGGACCGCCTGCGCGAGCGCAAGGCTCCCCTCGACAGGGTCAGGGGCATCAGTGGCGCCTGCCAGCAGCACGGCAGCGTCTTTTGGAGCG from Pyricularia oryzae 70-15 chromosome 4, whole genome shotgun sequence includes these protein-coding regions:
- a CDS encoding Mis12 domain-containing protein, whose amino-acid sequence is MTSSISSETQLLAEHFGYPPVSLLDDIINSINILAEQALNSVERGLLAAKPTSLGFRAPPPQSKKTKHSATTTVEDAPPPSPEETQRHEVENGTHQLETLLCASIDRNFDIFEIWVMRNILTVRPDDRDWIRLSHYEGLDFSAASKRMKLAGTETGQDEAVNADGPEGDKEPSNQTRAGGKGEDVDAAETAGDAPTLASVARLRRRLQASQKLNVMLHAERARNAKLLDELRQFIHGTPGPAAVKVENEEGQNKPNLAFLRSKGDLTVGDAETPLTTTTAFSLSQLQALRALSTSLQTMMPDLVQRTGGADQGDTKKSWRTERLEYVEGSTRRHLENVRGLELGASGYVRDGEWQGEGRSLATGEVQGLERIASLLGAEPKNSVREPETRTADAMDEP